Proteins encoded within one genomic window of Synechococcus sp. PCC 7335:
- a CDS encoding transporter substrate-binding domain-containing protein — MKRRWFLVGLTLPFVSAGCRSAEQSNPAAEVVTEGSQKGSPDIDTDTLVMATTPNYPPYELIVSKQNAGDSAQAEPNIVGFDIDLARLIAARLGKQLSVIDLPFDELLLALTEGKADIAMAALAPSRSRKQIVDFSNIYYRSRHTLVSIDGYLRSRDLGYQAIGVHNGSVQARFAQRLTDELPGLYIEYYDSLTQLFDAVDVGEISGAIVEANLADNYLKRYADIQARVMPVEGPTGSAIALPQNSPLRRDINTALSDIKASGEMDQLIARWFGDRSIRT, encoded by the coding sequence ATGAAGCGACGTTGGTTTTTGGTTGGCCTTACTCTACCGTTTGTTAGTGCTGGCTGTCGAAGCGCTGAGCAGTCCAATCCGGCTGCAGAAGTCGTTACAGAAGGTTCTCAGAAGGGAAGCCCTGATATAGATACCGACACACTCGTGATGGCTACTACGCCTAACTATCCGCCCTACGAGCTGATCGTGAGCAAACAGAATGCAGGCGACAGCGCTCAAGCAGAACCTAATATCGTTGGGTTTGATATCGACCTAGCAAGACTGATTGCAGCGAGACTAGGCAAGCAGCTAAGTGTGATTGATCTGCCCTTTGACGAGTTGCTGCTAGCGCTAACTGAAGGCAAAGCAGATATCGCCATGGCTGCGTTAGCGCCTAGTCGTAGCCGCAAGCAAATCGTTGATTTTTCCAATATCTACTATCGCTCTAGGCATACGCTAGTCTCCATTGATGGGTATCTGCGATCGCGTGACCTTGGCTACCAAGCCATCGGTGTTCACAACGGTAGCGTTCAGGCTCGCTTTGCTCAACGCCTTACTGATGAACTGCCCGGACTGTACATTGAATATTACGACAGCCTTACCCAACTTTTCGACGCCGTAGATGTCGGTGAGATTTCAGGCGCTATTGTCGAAGCTAATCTTGCCGACAATTATCTAAAGCGCTATGCCGACATTCAAGCGAGAGTTATGCCAGTAGAAGGTCCTACGGGTAGTGCGATCGCCTTGCCTCAAAACTCTCCTTTGCGCCGTGATATCAACACTGCCCTTTCAGATATCAAAGCTAGCGGCGAAATGGATCAGCTGATCGCTCGCTGGTTTGGCGATCGCAGTATCAGAACCTAG
- a CDS encoding NfeD family protein, with protein MNPALVWIVIGVLFCLMEVWIPSAFLESTFGISAFGVALLSLVVTSLNYQIVLWMR; from the coding sequence ATGAATCCTGCACTGGTATGGATAGTGATCGGCGTGCTCTTCTGTCTGATGGAAGTTTGGATTCCGTCAGCTTTCCTAGAATCAACCTTTGGCATCAGCGCCTTTGGCGTAGCACTACTATCGCTAGTAGTTACTAGCTTGAACTATCAGATAGTGCTGTGGATGCGTTGA
- a CDS encoding NAD(+) kinase — protein MPKVGIIYNDIKPIAATAARKLAQRLKQRSYKVCLTTGIAGILGYSQPGKPVCHTPIESLVPLGFDQEMDFAVVFGGDGTVLSAFRQIAPKGIPLLAVNTGHMGFLTEIYLNQLNDAVDQVIAGNCHLEERAMVLVNLYSQGNLSWEALCLNETVMQRQPLTSMCHFEVQVGHHAPVDVAADGIIISTPTGSTAYSLSAGGPVIAPGVSVLQLIPICPHSLASRGLVFPDHEPVTITSANPETLVMVVDGNAGCYVGPSDQVILVRSPYTAKFIRLKPPEFFRVLREKLGWGLPHIAKPTSVELP, from the coding sequence GTGCCTAAAGTTGGCATCATCTACAACGACATAAAGCCGATAGCTGCAACAGCCGCCAGAAAGCTTGCTCAGCGCTTGAAACAGCGTAGCTACAAGGTTTGCTTAACGACTGGCATCGCTGGTATCTTGGGCTATTCTCAGCCGGGTAAGCCGGTTTGTCATACCCCCATCGAGAGCCTAGTCCCGCTAGGATTCGACCAAGAGATGGATTTTGCTGTGGTGTTTGGCGGAGATGGGACTGTCCTCTCAGCTTTTCGTCAGATTGCACCCAAAGGCATTCCACTGCTTGCTGTGAACACTGGTCACATGGGTTTTTTGACAGAGATCTATCTCAACCAGCTAAACGATGCGGTTGATCAAGTGATTGCAGGTAATTGCCATCTAGAAGAGCGGGCAATGGTGCTAGTGAATCTATATAGCCAGGGAAATCTGAGCTGGGAAGCACTGTGTCTGAACGAGACAGTCATGCAGCGTCAGCCGCTGACAAGCATGTGCCACTTTGAGGTGCAAGTAGGCCATCATGCCCCTGTCGATGTAGCGGCAGATGGAATCATTATCTCTACACCAACGGGGTCTACAGCCTATTCTCTATCTGCTGGAGGACCGGTAATTGCCCCAGGCGTGTCTGTATTACAGCTCATCCCGATTTGTCCTCATTCGCTGGCCTCTCGGGGGTTAGTTTTTCCAGATCATGAGCCAGTCACAATCACATCGGCAAATCCAGAGACGCTAGTGATGGTTGTCGATGGCAATGCTGGCTGTTATGTAGGACCGTCTGATCAGGTAATTTTGGTGCGATCGCCCTACACTGCTAAGTTTATTCGTTTAAAGCCGCCTGAGTTCTTCCGAGTGCTCAGAGAAAAGCTAGGCTGGGGACTGCCTCATATCGCTAAGCCAACTTCGGTAGAGCTACCCTAA
- a CDS encoding PRC-barrel domain-containing protein has protein sequence MTFEQSRLRSDIVGTQVITRSTGRRLGVVSQLWVDMDRLEVLAVGLQENALSKVIANNEKVMLLSEIRQMGDVILVDDDTVLDGDINVASFSSMVNSEVITESGEVLGRVRGFKFDVITGKLETVVVASLGLPQIPDQVVSTYELPVEEIVSTGPDRIIVFEGSEEKLVQLSVGLLERLGLASPAWDRGLSDGYVMPTSASNQLPSGMRNEVRREMQRERPAERQMERPPEEQRWQEEASPRRETQREVQREAQPEMRSQQRPAQPDIVDVPPADIDITGDVWDEPAGPEKEEELIEAKPLNLPKKKVMEYEEESDY, from the coding sequence ATGACTTTCGAACAAAGTAGACTCCGCTCTGACATCGTAGGCACACAGGTAATCACTCGAAGTACAGGCCGTCGCCTTGGCGTTGTCAGTCAGCTTTGGGTCGATATGGATCGGCTAGAAGTCTTGGCGGTTGGCCTGCAGGAAAATGCACTCTCGAAGGTGATTGCCAATAACGAGAAGGTGATGCTGCTAAGCGAAATTCGGCAGATGGGTGATGTGATCCTAGTCGATGACGACACTGTGCTAGATGGTGATATTAACGTTGCCTCTTTTAGCAGCATGGTCAACAGCGAGGTGATTACCGAATCGGGTGAAGTATTGGGCCGAGTGCGTGGTTTCAAATTTGATGTGATCACCGGCAAGCTAGAGACGGTTGTGGTGGCTTCTTTAGGACTACCTCAAATCCCAGACCAAGTGGTCAGCACCTACGAACTTCCGGTTGAGGAAATTGTCAGTACTGGGCCCGATCGGATTATTGTTTTTGAGGGAAGTGAGGAGAAGCTTGTACAGCTGAGTGTGGGCTTATTAGAACGGTTAGGTTTGGCCAGCCCCGCTTGGGATAGAGGGCTAAGTGATGGTTATGTGATGCCGACTTCAGCGTCTAATCAATTGCCTTCTGGAATGAGAAACGAAGTGCGTAGAGAGATGCAGCGAGAGCGGCCAGCTGAAAGGCAGATGGAAAGGCCGCCTGAAGAACAACGTTGGCAAGAAGAAGCGTCTCCTCGAAGAGAAACTCAAAGAGAGGTCCAGAGGGAAGCTCAACCAGAGATGCGATCGCAGCAGCGCCCAGCTCAACCAGATATTGTAGACGTACCACCAGCCGATATTGATATCACAGGCGACGTGTGGGATGAACCAGCTGGCCCTGAGAAAGAAGAAGAGCTAATCGAAGCCAAACCGCTTAATCTTCCAAAGAAGAAGGTTATGGAATACGAAGAGGAATCGGACTACTAG
- the nblR gene encoding response regulator transcription factor NblR, with protein sequence MSLPPALPNLPSDTSTPPSYPYTVLVLESDETLAHRISVDLHEAGYTPIEVYSIRAGLAQARTARPALIVVARRLKDESGLDLCRQLRNEQNRVPILLMMTHNELSDRVACLESGADDYFLSPYRSDDFINLVNTYLKPETTSSEQLRFADMVLDVSQRQVLRGNRIIELTMKEFELLKYLMEHPREVLTRKQILESVWGYDFIGESNVIEVYIRYLRLKMDEEGEKRLIQTVRGVGYVLRET encoded by the coding sequence ATGAGTCTGCCGCCTGCTCTACCTAACTTACCTTCAGATACTTCGACACCTCCGTCCTATCCGTACACAGTGCTAGTGCTCGAAAGCGATGAAACCCTAGCGCATAGAATTAGCGTAGATCTGCATGAGGCAGGCTATACGCCCATTGAGGTCTATAGCATCCGAGCCGGATTAGCCCAGGCGCGAACGGCAAGGCCTGCCCTGATTGTGGTCGCAAGACGACTCAAAGACGAGTCTGGACTTGATTTGTGTCGCCAGTTGCGCAATGAGCAAAACCGCGTGCCAATCTTGCTGATGATGACCCACAACGAGCTAAGCGATCGCGTTGCCTGTCTAGAATCGGGCGCGGATGATTACTTTCTATCGCCGTATCGTAGCGATGATTTTATCAATCTCGTCAATACTTACCTAAAACCAGAAACCACCAGCAGCGAGCAACTTAGATTCGCTGATATGGTTCTAGACGTTAGCCAACGGCAGGTTCTTCGTGGCAATCGCATAATCGAACTGACGATGAAAGAATTTGAGCTGTTGAAATATCTCATGGAACATCCGCGTGAGGTGCTCACTCGCAAGCAGATATTAGAAAGCGTATGGGGCTACGACTTTATCGGTGAGTCAAACGTTATCGAGGTTTACATTCGCTATTTGCGGCTCAAGATGGATGAGGAGGGTGAGAAGCGCCTGATCCAGACGGTGCGTGGTGTAGGTTATGTTTTGAGAGAGACCTAA
- the ftsE gene encoding cell division ATP-binding protein FtsE has product MTSLLTPQAQRHTPQAPAATLPPPPAAIALQQVYKAYENGVPALADINLRLQKGGFLFITGPSGAGKSTLLKLLYGQERPTAGQILINGQNVSLLKGNQVAMLRRRIGVIFQDYKLISRRTVAENVAFVLHAQGYSRKEIERRLPLTLQMVGLQGKEDRFPSQLSGGEQQRASIARAVVSTPPLLLADEPTGNLDEDNARQVFNILRDLNESGITVVVATHNELMVRSLNYPVVQIRNHRLHHIR; this is encoded by the coding sequence ATGACTTCGCTTCTTACCCCTCAAGCCCAGCGCCACACTCCACAGGCCCCAGCAGCAACTCTGCCGCCGCCACCGGCTGCAATTGCGTTACAACAGGTTTACAAAGCTTACGAAAATGGCGTCCCCGCTCTAGCTGATATCAATCTAAGGTTGCAAAAAGGTGGTTTTCTATTCATCACGGGTCCATCCGGTGCTGGAAAATCAACCTTGCTAAAACTTCTTTATGGTCAAGAGCGTCCGACTGCTGGCCAGATCCTCATCAATGGTCAAAACGTTAGTTTGCTCAAAGGTAATCAGGTAGCGATGCTTCGTCGCCGCATCGGTGTTATTTTTCAAGACTACAAGCTGATTTCTCGCCGTACTGTTGCTGAAAATGTCGCCTTCGTACTTCATGCTCAAGGCTACTCTCGAAAAGAGATTGAGCGTCGCCTACCGTTGACGCTTCAGATGGTTGGGCTTCAGGGTAAAGAAGATCGCTTTCCCTCACAGCTTTCTGGTGGAGAGCAACAGAGAGCTAGCATCGCTCGCGCAGTTGTGAGCACACCGCCGCTGCTATTGGCGGATGAACCGACAGGCAATCTAGATGAGGACAATGCTCGTCAGGTATTCAACATTTTGCGTGACCTCAATGAAAGTGGTATTACAGTTGTCGTTGCGACCCACAATGAACTGATGGTGCGATCGCTTAATTATCCCGTCGTCCAAATTCGCAATCACCGCCTCCACCACATCCGCTAA
- the smc gene encoding chromosome segregation protein SMC, with product MHVKRVELSNFKSFGGATDVPLLPGFTVISGPNGSGKSNILDSLLFCLGLASSRGMRAERLPDLVNQNQAKRRSTVETIVTVTFDISDVADRLMTSEVTKAAPAENREGIAIEAASTEVTIVDVVANYADSSDTAGDFQLLDLSASESALDAVVASDTNGGTNGAVKNGATANGHRGNGAEDANGDRNGRSQGLLPQEWKVTRRLRVTAQGTYTSNYYINGDPCTLNELHEQLQRFRIYPEGYNVVLQGDVTSIISMNARERREIIDEMAGVASFDRKINQAKSKLDVVKEREERFRIVEVELIAQLDRLDQDRKKAEKYKQIKATLQERQTWEGVMQWRSRQKQAEQLASQIDQGHRAGEAIEQKIAALTEKMEATATELAALNVKVKALGEEEYLALQAQLATQEAELRQLVRQSELLGKSTGDISAQLAATQAAIQDQEGELTDVSRRARSLTDEELAQIKAERDRAITQLEAKREETAAIAGKSQAWMQQQRDLRRQLESLLDQLEPQRTERVRLQERLSRLEPQRTEQREALTALTAQIANEEAGKEEESENGQKRQLSDSQAVIQQLAQAVVDIEADLQTQTQTLNRLLHEQREKQRELDKLEAQEQAIKESQGTQATEVLKRSGLQGLCGIVAELGQVDATYQLALEIAAGGRMGFMVVEDDRVGAKAIDLLKQRRAGRATFLPLNKIRVPHFKPIDPWNRPDGFVDYAVNLICCDDKYADVFAFVFGSTVVFETLAEARRNMGKYRIVTLGGEVLESSGAMTGGSLRQRGRLHFGTVSAGESEEAQTLRDRLFEINAILIRCEQKVNQLTLKAKEKSKELIEARQQYRENELKATQAERQRQAITERVAQAKAQLEKTESDYAQAHVQLAALEQTLAVQEQGLVEKRQALAALEESETHGEWQAAQGVVRALETQLNEQQQRLRSAEKRQQDLLTQQQRLQEKLQSCRDQIAALRTQQQAQINQQSEIARQQQTLQGTIAQTQGAIAILDDKLKQEKTARDTIERQSKIEQNEQQQNHWQLQKLQETQSLRQQQLRDLHQSIEQQALELPEPLPEIPEELTLEELNKSLKSLQRRLESLEPVNMLALEEYERTLERLEALTAKLTTLEEERTELLLRIENFTTLRKQAFKEAFDAVNLNFQSIFAELSDGDGYLQLDDAVNPFNGGLTLVAHPKGKQVRRLASMSGGEKSLTALSFIFALQRYRPSPFYAFDEVDMFLDGANVERLSKMIQQQAKLAQFIVVSLRRPMIESAERTIGVTQARGAYTQVLGINLAKAT from the coding sequence GTGCACGTAAAAAGAGTTGAGCTCTCAAATTTCAAGTCCTTCGGTGGAGCAACAGATGTTCCACTGTTACCGGGATTTACAGTTATTTCCGGGCCTAATGGCTCTGGTAAATCAAACATCCTAGATTCGCTCCTGTTTTGTCTGGGATTGGCGAGTTCTCGAGGCATGCGAGCGGAGCGGTTGCCTGATCTGGTGAATCAAAACCAGGCTAAGCGGCGCTCTACAGTAGAGACAATTGTTACCGTTACTTTTGATATTAGCGATGTTGCTGACAGGCTAATGACTTCAGAGGTGACTAAGGCTGCACCTGCTGAAAATCGAGAAGGCATCGCCATAGAAGCAGCCTCAACAGAGGTAACGATAGTCGATGTAGTAGCCAACTACGCCGATTCCTCTGATACGGCCGGAGACTTTCAGCTACTAGACTTATCCGCCAGCGAGTCAGCGCTAGATGCTGTGGTAGCTAGCGATACGAATGGCGGGACTAACGGTGCTGTTAAAAACGGTGCTACCGCAAATGGTCATCGCGGTAACGGCGCAGAGGATGCAAACGGCGATCGCAACGGTCGCTCTCAAGGTTTGCTGCCTCAAGAATGGAAGGTTACCCGGCGGCTGCGAGTAACTGCGCAGGGCACCTATACCTCGAACTATTACATCAATGGCGATCCTTGTACGCTGAATGAGCTGCACGAGCAGCTGCAGCGCTTTCGCATCTACCCGGAAGGCTATAACGTCGTGCTCCAAGGCGATGTGACCAGCATCATTTCGATGAATGCCCGCGAGCGCAGGGAGATAATCGATGAGATGGCAGGCGTGGCTTCTTTTGATCGCAAGATCAATCAAGCTAAGTCAAAGCTAGATGTGGTTAAGGAACGAGAAGAGCGCTTTCGGATTGTAGAGGTGGAGCTGATTGCTCAGCTAGATCGACTAGACCAGGACCGCAAGAAGGCGGAAAAGTACAAGCAAATCAAAGCAACACTGCAAGAGAGACAGACGTGGGAAGGGGTAATGCAGTGGCGATCGCGCCAAAAGCAGGCCGAACAGCTAGCGAGTCAGATTGATCAGGGTCATCGAGCAGGCGAAGCGATTGAGCAGAAGATCGCTGCCTTGACTGAGAAGATGGAAGCGACTGCGACTGAGCTAGCAGCACTCAATGTCAAAGTCAAAGCGTTAGGTGAAGAAGAATATCTGGCTTTGCAAGCTCAGCTTGCTACACAAGAGGCAGAGCTTCGACAGCTTGTTAGACAATCAGAATTGTTAGGCAAGTCTACTGGCGATATATCAGCTCAGCTAGCTGCGACTCAAGCTGCCATTCAAGACCAAGAAGGTGAACTGACTGATGTGAGCCGGCGAGCGCGATCGCTCACGGACGAAGAGCTAGCGCAAATTAAAGCAGAAAGAGATAGAGCGATCACTCAGCTAGAAGCTAAGCGGGAAGAGACAGCTGCGATCGCCGGTAAATCTCAAGCCTGGATGCAGCAGCAAAGGGATCTGCGTCGCCAGCTAGAATCTCTGCTCGATCAGCTAGAGCCGCAGCGAACAGAGCGGGTGCGGCTGCAAGAGCGCCTTAGTCGGCTAGAGCCGCAGCGAACAGAGCAGCGAGAGGCATTGACGGCGCTAACAGCGCAGATTGCTAATGAAGAAGCGGGTAAGGAAGAGGAATCGGAAAATGGGCAGAAGCGTCAGCTTTCAGATAGTCAGGCAGTCATTCAGCAGCTAGCGCAGGCGGTAGTGGATATCGAGGCTGATTTGCAAACGCAGACACAGACGTTGAATCGACTGTTGCATGAGCAGAGAGAAAAGCAGCGAGAATTAGATAAGTTAGAGGCTCAAGAGCAGGCAATTAAGGAGTCTCAAGGAACGCAGGCAACTGAGGTATTAAAGCGCAGTGGCCTGCAAGGGCTGTGTGGCATTGTCGCTGAGCTAGGTCAAGTAGATGCCACCTATCAGCTAGCGCTAGAGATTGCAGCGGGTGGACGAATGGGCTTTATGGTGGTCGAGGATGACCGAGTAGGGGCCAAGGCAATTGATCTGTTAAAGCAGCGCCGGGCGGGACGAGCGACTTTTCTCCCGTTAAATAAGATTCGGGTGCCACACTTTAAGCCGATAGATCCGTGGAACCGGCCTGACGGCTTTGTGGACTATGCAGTTAATTTGATTTGCTGCGACGATAAGTATGCAGATGTGTTTGCGTTTGTGTTCGGCAGCACGGTGGTGTTTGAAACGCTGGCCGAAGCTCGCCGCAATATGGGTAAGTATCGGATTGTGACGCTAGGCGGTGAAGTATTAGAGTCTAGCGGTGCCATGACTGGGGGAAGCTTGCGTCAACGCGGGCGGCTGCATTTTGGTACGGTCTCGGCGGGTGAGTCTGAAGAGGCTCAGACACTGCGTGATCGCCTTTTTGAAATCAACGCTATCTTGATCCGCTGTGAGCAAAAGGTGAACCAGCTCACGCTTAAAGCTAAAGAAAAATCAAAGGAGCTAATCGAAGCTCGTCAGCAGTATCGCGAGAATGAGCTCAAGGCGACTCAAGCAGAGCGTCAGCGACAAGCGATCACAGAACGAGTCGCTCAGGCTAAAGCTCAGCTAGAAAAAACCGAGAGTGACTATGCGCAAGCGCACGTCCAATTAGCAGCGTTAGAGCAAACCTTGGCAGTTCAAGAACAGGGGCTAGTTGAAAAGCGTCAGGCGCTAGCTGCGCTAGAAGAATCCGAAACGCATGGCGAGTGGCAAGCTGCTCAAGGCGTGGTGCGCGCCTTAGAAACGCAGTTAAACGAGCAGCAGCAAAGACTGAGATCCGCAGAGAAACGACAGCAAGATTTGCTCACTCAACAGCAAAGGCTACAAGAGAAGTTGCAGTCCTGCAGAGACCAAATTGCTGCCTTACGCACTCAGCAGCAGGCTCAGATCAACCAGCAGTCGGAAATTGCTCGGCAGCAGCAGACTTTGCAAGGAACCATTGCTCAGACGCAAGGTGCGATCGCTATTCTCGATGACAAACTCAAGCAAGAGAAGACGGCCCGTGACACAATCGAGCGTCAATCTAAAATTGAGCAAAACGAACAGCAGCAAAACCACTGGCAGTTACAAAAACTTCAAGAAACCCAGAGCCTACGTCAGCAACAGCTGCGCGATCTGCACCAGTCAATCGAGCAGCAGGCGTTAGAACTGCCCGAGCCGCTTCCTGAGATCCCCGAAGAACTCACTCTAGAAGAGCTGAACAAATCCCTGAAGTCTTTGCAGCGTCGGCTAGAAAGCTTAGAGCCCGTCAACATGCTGGCCCTTGAAGAATACGAGAGAACCTTAGAGCGTCTAGAAGCACTCACCGCCAAATTGACGACCCTTGAGGAAGAGCGCACCGAGCTGCTGCTAAGAATCGAAAACTTTACCACATTACGTAAGCAAGCCTTTAAAGAGGCCTTCGACGCTGTCAATCTCAACTTCCAGTCCATCTTTGCCGAACTTTCCGATGGCGATGGTTACCTTCAGCTAGATGATGCTGTCAATCCTTTTAACGGTGGTCTTACGCTCGTTGCCCATCCAAAGGGCAAACAAGTTCGTCGGCTCGCTTCTATGTCCGGTGGTGAAAAATCCCTAACCGCCCTTAGCTTTATCTTTGCCCTTCAGCGCTATCGTCCTTCCCCTTTCTACGCCTTCGACGAAGTCGATATGTTTCTAGATGGTGCCAACGTAGAGCGACTATCTAAGATGATTCAGCAGCAAGCCAAACTCGCTCAATTTATTGTCGTGAGTCTACGTCGCCCGATGATCGAATCAGCCGAACGTACCATTGGGGTTACCCAAGCACGTGGCGCCTATACTCAGGTATTAGGAATCAACCTAGCCAAGGCAACCTAA
- a CDS encoding pre-16S rRNA-processing nuclease YqgF encodes MSFPKLIVPTLLTPTLLGFDPGRDKCGVAVVGLDKALHYHQVISSPNVSATIQNLRETYPISSIVMGDQTRSKQWKKQLGNLPNAPRIVLIDERYSSLEARDRYWEMYPPKGITKLLPRSLRSIPRPIDDIVAILLVERYLNRLSGED; translated from the coding sequence GTGTCTTTTCCCAAATTGATTGTGCCAACGCTGCTAACGCCAACTCTACTAGGATTTGATCCAGGACGCGATAAATGTGGAGTGGCTGTAGTGGGGCTAGACAAGGCGCTACACTATCACCAGGTAATTTCGTCACCAAATGTATCGGCGACAATCCAAAATCTGCGAGAGACCTATCCGATTTCCTCAATTGTGATGGGCGATCAGACTAGATCTAAGCAATGGAAAAAGCAGCTCGGCAATCTGCCAAATGCACCGAGGATTGTGCTGATAGACGAGCGGTATAGTTCCTTAGAAGCACGCGATCGCTACTGGGAGATGTATCCCCCAAAAGGCATCACTAAGCTACTGCCTCGAAGCCTACGTAGCATTCCTCGCCCGATTGACGATATCGTTGCCATCCTGCTAGTAGAGCGGTACTTGAATAGACTTTCAGGCGAAGACTAA
- a CDS encoding WecB/TagA/CpsF family glycosyltransferase, translated as MSAKQVDLKALSVMGLPVHQSQEYVSWLSHRIQANKGAHVITINAEMCMQAQQDQSLRKFIEQADLVVPDGSGIELYFRLFKRQELYRYPGIELSADLLDSLDSHQKVAFYGGKPAVVEAAAAYWRSRNPQLDIAIVQHGYVKGVAYEDFLQQLADVKPDVIFVGLGVPRQEFWIADHRYLCPNAVWIGVGGSYDIWSGSKVRAPLWMRKIHLEWLYRLYQEPWRWRRMVALPQFAWSSFWYGIKEQKSLRQNL; from the coding sequence GTGAGCGCTAAGCAAGTAGATCTCAAAGCCCTTTCAGTGATGGGCCTACCTGTCCATCAAAGTCAAGAATACGTTAGCTGGCTCAGCCATCGGATACAGGCAAACAAGGGCGCTCACGTGATTACGATCAACGCTGAGATGTGTATGCAGGCGCAGCAAGATCAGTCCTTAAGAAAGTTTATAGAGCAAGCCGATCTTGTAGTGCCAGATGGCTCAGGTATCGAGCTGTATTTTCGATTGTTTAAAAGACAAGAACTCTATCGCTATCCAGGGATTGAACTATCGGCGGATTTGCTTGACAGCTTAGATAGCCACCAGAAGGTAGCTTTCTATGGTGGAAAGCCAGCGGTTGTAGAAGCGGCAGCAGCGTATTGGCGATCGCGCAACCCACAGCTAGATATAGCCATCGTCCAACACGGCTATGTCAAAGGCGTAGCGTATGAAGATTTTTTACAACAGCTAGCAGACGTTAAGCCTGATGTAATCTTTGTGGGATTGGGCGTACCTAGACAGGAATTTTGGATAGCTGACCATCGGTATTTGTGCCCTAATGCGGTCTGGATTGGAGTCGGTGGTAGCTATGATATCTGGTCTGGAAGCAAAGTTAGAGCCCCGCTATGGATGCGTAAAATTCATTTAGAGTGGCTGTATCGATTGTATCAAGAGCCATGGCGATGGCGGCGTATGGTGGCCCTTCCTCAGTTTGCCTGGTCATCTTTCTGGTACGGAATCAAAGAGCAAAAGTCATTAAGACAAAATCTCTAA
- a CDS encoding DUF3146 family protein — MSSSQHLPATTAYVRITHQSWQNGRIEGEVSANEFEWHFRWRFRMGQLIVEPSLGRALIQEPLGRFLEQFDYQLEPGGDYSFTIRAEL, encoded by the coding sequence GTGAGTTCGAGTCAACATTTACCTGCTACCACCGCTTACGTCCGAATCACCCATCAGTCTTGGCAGAACGGCAGGATTGAGGGCGAAGTGAGTGCAAATGAGTTTGAATGGCATTTCCGATGGCGCTTTCGCATGGGCCAGCTAATTGTCGAGCCTTCTTTGGGAAGGGCTTTGATCCAAGAGCCTTTAGGCCGCTTTTTAGAGCAGTTTGACTACCAGTTAGAGCCGGGTGGAGATTATTCATTTACAATTCGAGCGGAGCTTTGA